The window GCATAGGAGCCATTACATCGTCTCCACGGACTTCTCAATGACCGCCGGCTCAAGTTCTGCTGTCGCCAGGTCGGTTTTGGATTCGGTTGGGGTGTTCCAGAGATAGCAAGAAACGGCCGTTCTGACCTGGCCTGTCTCTGGATCGTCACCGAGATCAATCAGCCCCGGCCGGGCATTCCAGCAGACGGGCATGACGAAGCGGCAGCGCTCGGCGAACAGGCAGCGGTCGCGTCGCTCCCTCTGAGCGGCGGTCGCTGTTTCTATGTCCGGAGCGGGGGGCAGGCTGTTTTCCCAGCGTCGTCGCGGATCGGCAATCGGGATCGACTCCATCAGGAGCCGGGCATAGGGATGATGCGGTTGCCGGCTTACTGAGTCAGTCGCGCCATGTTCAGCGATTCGACCCTTGTAAAGAACAAGAATCTCGCCCCCCAAATACCGTGCGGTGGACAAGTCATGGGTTATGAACAGGGTGGAAATGCCCAGTCGATCGCGAAAGTCGAGCAGGATATTGAGAAACGAGGCCTGCATGCTGGCGTCGATCATCGATATCGGTTCGTCAGCAATGATGAGTTGGGGGCGGATCAAGTGCAGACGAGCCAGCATGACCCGCTGCCTCTGACCACCGCTGAGCTGATGGGGGTATTTGCCAAGCACCTCTTCCGGCCGCAGGTCAACCGCCCGCAGTGACTCACGTATCATCTCCTGGCTCTCAGCCTTGCCGGAGGCAAGTCCAAACCGCCGTATGGGGAGATTGAAGACCCGCTCAATCTTATAGATGGGGTTGTAAGCACTGTAAGGATCCTGAAATACAACCTGCACCTCGCGCCGAAAACCGTGTCGCCAGGCCGAGTTCTGGGCAAAGATGTCCTGGCCCTTATACAACACAGAGCCTGAGGTCGGCTTTTCCAGACCCAATATCATGCGCGATATAGTCGACTTGCCGCTGCCGCTCTCGCCGACAAGGTTCACAATGGTCGGTGTAGCCGGCATGGTGAACGAGACGCCGTCGACGGCATGCGTTTGACTCCAGGTCCCAAATACCTTGGACAGATCACGAACAGTTAGCAGATCGCTCATGGAGACCTTTGCCATTTTGAATGATCACCTGAGCCGGAGTGCGATTTATCTCCAGCGCATTATCCGGGTATTCATATAGATAGCAGGCAGCCAGATGCTGGGGCGCGTGCACGAGCAGTTCCGGCAACGCCTGCGAGCAGGCGGCCATCGCATGGGGGCAACGCGGATGGAACCGACAACCCTGCGGGTAATGCCACGGCGTCGGCGCTTCGCCCGGCAGCGCCCTCACTCGCTCATTGTGGTGTTGGGGGATTGAGGCGATCAACCCCTTAGTATAGGGGTGCAATCCTTCTTCGAATACACTGATCACAGACCCTACCTCTGCCAGACGGCCAGCATACATCACGGCAATGCGATCAGCGACCTGGGCCATGACGCCCATGTCGTGGCTGATCAAAATGATCGTTGTGCCCAGGGTGTCACGAATCTTCATAAGTTCCTGCAAGATCAGGCGTTGCGTCACCACATCCAGCGCCGTGGTCGGCTCGTCGGCGACAATGACGGCTGGATTCATCGTCACGGCCGTAGCAATGACCACCCGCTGCAACATGCCCCCGCTCAATTCATGGGGATAGCGGTTCAGCACGT is drawn from Candidatus Promineifilum breve and contains these coding sequences:
- a CDS encoding ABC transporter ATP-binding protein, producing MSDLLTVRDLSKVFGTWSQTHAVDGVSFTMPATPTIVNLVGESGSGKSTISRMILGLEKPTSGSVLYKGQDIFAQNSAWRHGFRREVQVVFQDPYSAYNPIYKIERVFNLPIRRFGLASGKAESQEMIRESLRAVDLRPEEVLGKYPHQLSGGQRQRVMLARLHLIRPQLIIADEPISMIDASMQASFLNILLDFRDRLGISTLFITHDLSTARYLGGEILVLYKGRIAEHGATDSVSRQPHHPYARLLMESIPIADPRRRWENSLPPAPDIETATAAQRERRDRCLFAERCRFVMPVCWNARPGLIDLGDDPETGQVRTAVSCYLWNTPTESKTDLATAELEPAVIEKSVETM
- a CDS encoding ABC transporter ATP-binding protein, whose product is MTTPILRVRDISTALVGRKSVIQVLTSVDLDVFRGEIIGLVGESGSGKSTLAAAILNLLQPPQTLQSGSAFLTLPNGEEKDLLAISEGELRRLRWQNIAYIPQGSMNVLNPVLTIKRQMTDMLLHHGLNHAQALERAQAALQMVNLSSNVLNRYPHELSGGMLQRVVIATAVTMNPAVIVADEPTTALDVVTQRLILQELMKIRDTLGTTIILISHDMGVMAQVADRIAVMYAGRLAEVGSVISVFEEGLHPYTKGLIASIPQHHNERVRALPGEAPTPWHYPQGCRFHPRCPHAMAACSQALPELLVHAPQHLAACYLYEYPDNALEINRTPAQVIIQNGKGLHERSANCS